From a region of the Teredinibacter turnerae genome:
- a CDS encoding DoxX family protein, with amino-acid sequence MNTLFSKFVFAPTSGLAATSLRLPVAVIFIAHGAQKLFGWFGGYGLAGTGQWMSSIGLEPGYAMALLAGSAEFFGGMALALGLLTRPAALVTAFTMVVALFSAHVSNGLFLSNNGYEYALALSAASVSLAFSGGGAFSLDALINAVRQRALSARNFNNESVLV; translated from the coding sequence ATGAACACGCTATTTTCGAAATTTGTATTTGCGCCGACGTCTGGCTTGGCGGCGACGAGCTTGCGACTGCCGGTGGCGGTTATTTTTATTGCTCATGGTGCGCAAAAGCTGTTCGGCTGGTTTGGCGGTTACGGTTTGGCCGGCACTGGTCAATGGATGTCCAGTATTGGCTTGGAGCCCGGCTACGCCATGGCGCTGCTCGCTGGCAGTGCGGAGTTTTTTGGTGGGATGGCGCTTGCCCTTGGGCTGTTAACGCGTCCGGCGGCGCTGGTGACCGCGTTTACCATGGTCGTTGCGCTATTTTCCGCACACGTCAGTAACGGACTTTTTTTATCGAACAATGGTTATGAATATGCTCTGGCGTTATCTGCCGCGTCCGTCAGTCTGGCGTTTTCAGGTGGCGGTGCTTTCTCGCTGGACGCATTAATCAATGCAGTTCGCCAGAGGGCACTGTCTGCACGAAACTTCAACAATGAATCTGTTTTGGTGTGA